One region of Rhodocaloribacter litoris genomic DNA includes:
- a CDS encoding Pycsar system effector family protein, producing the protein MASSEEHTEAGVAPSQRPATTPVSGDAVPVPGTSSGTGGGSLPAGEDEDAKPKKKKKKKKGKLGTERGIETMFRTSYRTHMDLSALADTKANIMISINGLIISILIASISPKIDANPWLLIPTAIFLLCCLVSIIYAVLAARPRVTSGVISLEDVRARRANILFFGHFVNLSRDDYVAAMTDLMQDTDELYQSMIRDIYGLGLVLQRKFALLRISYNAFMVGLIAGILSFLGIFTWVVLGTGGTALP; encoded by the coding sequence ATGGCCTCATCCGAAGAACATACCGAAGCGGGCGTTGCGCCGTCTCAGCGACCGGCGACGACCCCCGTTTCGGGCGATGCCGTTCCCGTGCCGGGCACCTCGTCCGGTACCGGAGGCGGGTCCCTGCCTGCCGGTGAAGACGAGGATGCGAAGCCGAAGAAGAAGAAAAAGAAGAAAAAGGGGAAGCTTGGCACCGAGCGGGGCATCGAGACGATGTTCCGCACGTCGTATCGGACCCACATGGACCTCAGCGCCCTGGCCGATACGAAGGCGAACATCATGATCAGCATCAACGGGTTGATCATCTCCATCCTGATCGCCTCCATCTCCCCGAAGATCGACGCCAATCCCTGGCTGCTCATCCCGACGGCCATCTTTCTGCTGTGCTGTCTGGTCTCGATCATCTATGCCGTCCTCGCGGCCCGTCCCCGCGTCACCAGCGGGGTCATCTCGCTCGAGGACGTGCGCGCCCGCCGGGCCAACATCCTGTTCTTCGGGCACTTCGTCAACCTCTCGCGGGACGATTATGTGGCGGCCATGACCGATCTGATGCAGGACACCGATGAGTTGTACCAGAGCATGATCCGGGACATCTACGGTCTGGGGCTGGTGCTCCAGCGCAAGTTTGCCCTGCTTCGTATCTCGTACAACGCTTTCATGGTCGGGCTCATCGCCGGCATTCTGTCGTTTCTGGGTATCTTCACCTGGGTTGTGCTGGGTACGGGCGGGACGGCCCTGCCCTGA
- a CDS encoding SdiA-regulated domain-containing protein: protein MFHIVSFHPAFSRAGAWLLCLGLACARPAVPPDAPPPYAFDRPATAFELPRALYEISGLTLLDGHHLGAVQDEDGRLYLLDAATGKVVRDEKFAGDGDYEGVERVDRRVFVLRSDGTLFEIEDWQAKDYDAKKHRTGLPKGCDAEGLAHDPARHRLLIACKENPGNDLHGHRAVYAFDLETERLRETPVYTIPLRAVAERLPESNALNRTLRRLLSPLVDLSDFKPSGLAVHPITGRVYVLSSVRRVLAVLEPDGTLHAVWPLPGDRLPQPEGIAFTPEGDLFLASEGRGGKATLLRFTYLPGNDG from the coding sequence ATGTTCCACATCGTCTCCTTCCATCCTGCATTTTCTCGCGCCGGTGCCTGGCTGCTGTGCCTGGGGCTGGCCTGTGCTCGCCCGGCCGTGCCCCCGGACGCCCCGCCGCCGTACGCCTTCGACCGCCCCGCCACCGCCTTCGAACTGCCCCGCGCGCTGTATGAAATCTCCGGCCTGACCCTCCTCGACGGCCACCACCTCGGGGCCGTACAGGACGAGGACGGCCGGCTCTACCTCCTCGACGCCGCCACGGGCAAGGTCGTGCGCGACGAGAAGTTCGCCGGCGACGGGGATTACGAGGGGGTCGAACGGGTGGACCGCCGCGTGTTCGTCCTCCGCAGCGACGGCACCCTCTTTGAGATCGAAGACTGGCAGGCGAAAGACTACGACGCGAAGAAACACCGGACCGGTCTTCCGAAAGGGTGCGACGCGGAGGGCCTGGCCCACGACCCGGCACGGCACCGGCTCCTCATCGCGTGCAAAGAGAACCCGGGCAACGACCTGCACGGGCACCGGGCCGTCTATGCGTTCGACCTGGAAACGGAGCGCCTGCGCGAGACGCCCGTGTACACGATCCCGCTCCGGGCCGTGGCGGAACGGTTGCCGGAAAGCAACGCGCTCAACCGCACGCTCCGCCGGCTGCTCTCGCCCCTGGTCGACCTGAGCGACTTCAAGCCGTCGGGCCTGGCGGTCCACCCGATCACCGGGCGGGTCTACGTGCTCTCGTCCGTGCGCCGGGTGCTCGCCGTGCTCGAGCCGGACGGCACCCTGCATGCCGTGTGGCCCCTGCCCGGGGACCGCCTGCCGCAGCCCGAAGGCATCGCCTTCACACCCGAAGGCGACCTCTTCC
- a CDS encoding MBL fold metallo-hydrolase, protein MVIRFWGVRGSVPSPGRHTCRYGGNTSCVSVEVGDRVLVLDAGTGVIQLGAALAGSGREVFFLLTHLHSDHIAGFPFFPLLYRSESPVHLLSYEKDGRPWSLMSLLDGYHFPLQAADVVAPVIRVDTDPLGYLADHGFSVARLAVTHPGGAFGYRVTHGGRSLVFIPDHELSPPPPVEARQAEVVAFCREADVLVHDAQYLAAEMPARWGWGHSTLRQACELARAARVKHFIPFHHDPGRTDEALDAMQEQARALLEPHGIACTVAYEGLRVEL, encoded by the coding sequence ATGGTCATCAGGTTCTGGGGGGTACGCGGATCGGTGCCGAGTCCCGGTCGCCACACGTGCCGGTACGGCGGGAATACGTCGTGTGTGAGCGTGGAGGTGGGCGACCGGGTGCTGGTGCTCGATGCCGGCACCGGGGTGATCCAGCTGGGGGCGGCGCTGGCCGGCTCGGGCCGCGAGGTCTTTTTTTTGCTCACCCACCTGCACTCGGACCATATCGCCGGTTTTCCGTTCTTTCCCCTGCTGTACCGTTCCGAGAGCCCCGTCCACCTGCTCAGCTATGAAAAGGATGGAAGGCCCTGGTCGCTGATGAGCCTGCTCGACGGGTATCATTTTCCGTTGCAGGCCGCCGACGTGGTGGCGCCGGTCATCCGGGTGGACACCGATCCGCTGGGGTATCTGGCGGATCATGGCTTCTCGGTGGCGCGTCTGGCGGTCACCCATCCCGGCGGGGCCTTCGGCTACCGCGTCACGCACGGCGGACGCAGCCTGGTCTTCATTCCGGACCACGAGCTGAGCCCGCCGCCGCCCGTCGAGGCAAGGCAGGCCGAGGTGGTCGCCTTCTGCCGGGAGGCCGACGTGCTCGTCCACGATGCCCAGTACCTGGCAGCGGAGATGCCGGCCCGGTGGGGCTGGGGGCACTCGACGCTCAGGCAGGCCTGCGAGCTGGCCCGGGCTGCCCGCGTGAAGCACTTCATCCCCTTTCACCACGACCCGGGCCGCACCGACGAGGCGCTCGACGCCATGCAGGAGCAGGCACGGGCCCTGCTGGAACCCCACGGCATCGCCTGCACCGTCGCCTACGAAGGACTCCGGGTCGAGCTCTGA